The window TCTGGCCTGCTTTCCTCATGGAtaacttttttgttttcctcatCATTcaggcccttttttttttggttaaatttggctcagtaacacttgcatcttcatcttgtggAATATAAATTCAAGTACAAACTAACGAAGTTTAAAGAACTGTCTGAATCTTCAGGGGATTGCGGATGCTTTCACTTGTGCTTGGGTCAGAAATAACTGATGCATCAGTTGCAGCAATTGCTTCAAGCTACTCAAATCTGGAATTGCTTGATCTGAGTGGGTTAGTAATAATGTACTCTGGCTTGCTATTTCTCAATTGACTCAATGATGCACATATGTTATAGACCTCTATTTGCTTTTGGGGTTTGATGCAAATTGTTGATATAAATTTAGATACTTGGTGTTAAGATTGATTTGTGTTTCCTTGTGTTAACTTTCTGATTTCAGGTCTGGCATCAGTGATAGTGGCATCGGAATGATATGCAATGTCTTCCCAGAAACATTGTCTCGACTTCTTCTTGCTCTTTGTCCAAATATTACATCAAGTAGCTTCAGTTTCCATATGATCCCAAATTTGTGTTGTATATCCTATAATTATGTTTTCCTAAATCTTTTATCCATGCTATCTGGAACTTAAAGGTGGGATCCAGTTTGCTGCAGCTCAGTTGCCACTTCTGGAACTAATGGACTGTGGAATGAGCATATGTGATCCAAATTCTAAAGGTTCATCCAGTTTAGAGAGAAATGAAGGCAATTTACAGAAAACATTAAACAACACTATGCATATTATTTATCAGAAGCTAATTATCAAGCACAGCCGGTTGAAAAAACTTAGCTTATGGGGTTGTTCTGGTTTGGATGTGAGATTTTCTAATCTAATGAGTTTGTTGTGTTTTCTTGATATAGTTTCACGGTTAGGTACTGAACATATGGAAGTCTAATGCAGGCATTGCATTTGAATTGCCCAGAACTTAATGATTTGAACCTTAATTGTTGTAAAAATTTGCATCCAGGTGTGTATTCTGATCTTTCTGTTTGATCAACAATTGTGATTCATCTTTAACTgtaattttagaaatcatagttTCTTTAATGCAGAGAGGTTGCTACTTCAGTGCCCGAATTTGGAAAGTGTGCATGCAACTGGCTGCCAAGATATGCTGGTTGATACCATACAGAGTCAAGTAAGAAAGTACTTGGCAGTCTTTCTTAAATAATTCAAGCCTGTTCTGAATTAGTTACAAATGCAGTCTGCTAACATTTTATGTCCGCTTAACATACTGTTCTGGATAGTTAGACTGTCAGACGATTCACCGAAATGCATAGGTTCCTGTTTGCCTCTCGTTTTCATTATTCTTACCAATTCTAAAGAGTTATGTTGGCTTTTTTTCTGCTGTAGATGTGCAGTGATTATACAGCTGTAGATAGTCTTGTACCCTGCAAGCGCTTACCTGATGGCTCGAAAAGGGTTCAAGCACCACATTTTAGCCCGAAGGTAATGTCACTGCCTTCCCTGCGTGGCTTTGCTATTATGATCCTTAAAAAGTCTATGAACACggtaaaaaaaagaatttcattTCCAAGTGCTGCAATGCTGTTTACTGCGTGTAAAATGCTAAATTTGGGGAATAAAATGGCTTTGCGTGCAGTCTTCTGTTCCTTTTAGGTTTCATTATATGACAATTGAGATTCCAAGCTTCTACTTTCTCTAAATCACCTAGAACACCATTCAAGCTTTGTCATTCACATGCCTGTGTTCTTTTTCAGCCATCCGGGGATGAGAAAATTTGGAAGAGGGCCTCAAAACGTCACTGTACTGTGTTTCTGAACTCATGAGTACTTCAACTGGGAATTGTTTAAACTCAAGACTGGAATCATTCTTGTTTTGTTGTCAAATTAAGATGGCATGTTGGCCAAGCGTCCAAACGATCTGTAACTGGGCTCGTACAGGCGCTAGAGGCCAAAGCCTTGCTGTAATTTTTTCTCATTAAAACAGTTGAATTGTTGGATCTCAAAAATGTTAGGGAAAGGTACAGACACGGTTATGGACACTATTGCAGGTTATTCCTGCCCATTTTCGAATAAATCTACTAATAAGTTTATGCATGTTATATTCAGAAACACAACATCAGCCTTCAAGTTTTCTGATCCACATATATCGACTAAAGTTTGACGTCAATGAGCCAAGCACTTTTATGCAGCTTGAATGTAGTAGAAGTGACTTTTATAAAAAATGCCGATGTACCTTTTTCTAAAAGATTTACAATAATATTGGAGGAAAGGCCTCCATCCATCTGAGGATGCCTCCAAACAGTGCGTTGCTGTTCCTCGAAGCTTTAAGCAAGACGTCGTCGTGCTGGACGTCAaattggcattcaaagaaaacTACACTCTCTGAAACCATCTCTTAATGCTCCGCTGTGGGACGGTTGGGCCTGGAGCAATAAACTAGTAATAGCAGCCTCATAGGCACCCGACAAAAATTTGAATTAGTTAGTTTTTTACGTGTCTCTACGGGTTTAGTGACACTATGGATTCAAGGCCCCAGCTGCTAACTTTGAAGCGGGCGGGCCGACAGTATTCCACTTTGAAATCGGGCCTAGAAAAGTTTCTGCAACCCCAAATTGGGGCCGATAATTTTACTTTGGAGTGGGGCAAACACATGCATCCCGGACTCTAATTCTGCAAGAATCAGTTGCCCATGTACAGATGTGTCTATTAACATAGAACCATTTGGTAGTTTGATGAAGACAGAGGAAAAAGACAGAGCGATTTCATGGTTCTGGGTACTTCGTGTCAAATATCAACAGCGCTTTTAGATGAAAGTCCGGAATTGGCCCAGTAGCCATTTTTAAGGCGGCATGTTGGGCGAATGCGGGTTCTTCTATATGGTGTATTATAAGTTCTGAATTGGAGTTGGGAAGAGAGAGGGACAGCTAGAACAATACATGAGTGACTATTTTGCATGAGACGCAGAATCGTGACGAAATTTGGTAGATATGGAGCGTTGTCCGACAGATTTATAAAGAATCAATCGGACTAGATTGGGGTGGCGACTGCAATCTCTATGCAATTGAGTTGGAACTTGGAAGTGGAGTTGGGGGGAAAATGGAGATAGCTGCTTCTGCTTCTTGGTATATGTTTGGTACAAGGACCGGTACCCAACAATTCTGTCCACCTTCGCCCTCAGGTCCTTCTCCGCAACGGCCTCTTTGTTATTATATGCAATTATCATATGTATGTCTACCCATTAAATTTTAAGCTACAATATGTCTACAGAATCTTGGAGTTAATTCTATTCGATTTTAgtaaatactactactactgctACTTTTCGTGCAATGTGCTTCTGGTAATGCTTTCTTGATAAATTTTTTCCGGACACGACTCTTGTTCTTGGTGATGACTAGGCTTGCTCCTGATTGTGCAGAGGGACTGCTGTTGAAGAAGACAAACTTTAATTATTTCGATCGAGGTTATGTATCAGGTTTGCCTGCACTTAGCAGAAACTATTCTCTGCTCTTTCATCAAACTGGACTCCAAATTCACAAGAAAGCTCATTTTCAGGCCAGACTATTCTTAGTTGCTTGCTAGCGTGCCTGAGTTACCTGATATTATTGCTACCTTAAAGTTGAtccataaaatgtcatttcctttttcagGTTTTCTGTGGCAAACAGAGGGAGACTCCTGTCATAGAGGCTGCGTATGGTTAAATATTGCATTATAATTGTGTGGAACTGTAATGTTTTTAGTGTCTGGTACTTTTAAGATACTGTCATCAGCCTGGTCCTTCCATTTTTGCCAGGAATCTTGTAACTCCTTTTGAAACTTGAAAGTTCCACCTTACTTTCATGTGTGAAATTTAATTCCCATCTTATAAGCTGCTTGATATCATAAATGATAAACTAAAACCTGCAAAATTTAATATTAGAAACTTAATTCCATGTGACAAGAATAGTTGAATTCCAGTTGCAGAAGGTGACACTGATTCTTGTCGAGTTTCTCCGTATTTGAACTGCCATCATGTAATCATGGCTTTAGGATTATCAGTTAATGTGTGTAATAAATGAATAGATACTAAAAGAGTCATTGTAGGTCTGGGAATTTAGTGGCTCTCCCTACATCTTACTGGAAAATCTATTGCCATTTTTCTTCGGAAGTTGCTAGTTTAGTATAACAGATGTGTGTGTGTGACTGGTATGCAAACAGCTTGCTGCTATTGAATATTGTGGGTGGTAAATTGTACTACAGTGACTGCACTCATATCTCTGTATGCATATAAGCATTCCCTAACCCTACACTTTTGTGATCTCATTCAGGTGCATGGAGGACATATATGATGCTTTAGCTGAACGTCTTGTTCCCACTGCTGCAGCAGCTTCAACTTCCAACTACAAGTGAGTTCCATCTTTTTTAATAAGGCCAGTGGTGTTCTGCAGCCTTTGATATTTTAACATTCCTAATCGACATATACATGATCAGAGAAAAACTCTGAAAATCAAACTGCATTATCTGGGAGGGCTTTCCTGTGAGAAGCATTGCCTTTGCAAGGAAGCTTTTTCCATTATTTGAGCCTATCATGTTGGGGCTAGTGTATTAGTTAACAAGGTGAATGCTACGGATGAATTTTCCCGGTGTACACATGGTTGAATATGTATGGATTTTGGTAGTAATCAAACTTCAGTTTTGGCAATTTCTGTTTACTAGACACCTCATCTGTCTATGCCATAACATCTATTCCTAGCATCAAAAGAGAGTGTAGCCTTTTCCTTTCCCTAATCCTAATATTGTTACTTTTTCTCTGTTATGGAGCATCTCCCCCTCACAGAAATCTGTAGAAACCTTATAGGGCATAAAAGAAAGATTTACATGCTTTCTACTAGAATATTGTTATGATTGGGTGCAATTAATATTCTTCTCATGAATACTAAAGAGAGTGACTTGACTGAACAGATATGAAAAAATTCCAGACCAAGGTCCTTGGAATGGTTTCTGGCTTCATTTTTTGAAGAACCTGAGCTCTTCCGCACTTTACAAACTTTTAATGTGTTTAAACTCCATTTCTTTACCTTATCATGTCCCTCTCTGTCCCCTGTATGGCATGCAATTTATACTGCAAATACCAAAAGCTGCTCACCTAATTACAACTGAATCTAGGCCTTTGTTCGTTTTTATTGCTGATGGTAACTTCTTTTGCTTTGTTATCCATCTGATTACTCAACTTACAATCTTCTCTCTGTAGAGATTAATCAGCTCAACTCTGCAGGCACATAGTTGGTCTGGCTGGTCCCCCAGGTGCTGGGAAAACTACTCTTGCTTCTGAGGTGGCTCGACGTATCAACGCGTTATGGCCTCAGAAATGCATTTCCTTTGATTCTCAAGTTGATCCTTCAGAAGCAGCTATCGTTCTTCCCATGGACGGTTTCCACCTTTATCAGCACCAGCTTGATGCAATGGAGGTCAAACTTGAATAATACCCTTTAGTTTTTATGAATAATATCATTTCCTTCACATTGTTATGCAGATTGGCTTtcagattttaaaaatatctgTTCACATGTATAATTTTAAAATCTGAGTCTAGAACCTGTTCgaaataaaatgagccattggattttaattattatttcacttCACAATAGTTGGATTTACATCTATACTAGTGTAGGTAAACATTAccctagtttttctttaaaaggCACTTATATTGGTGAGAGATGTTCAAGACTAGGTCGGAAGAAAGATGCTCTGGAGGATGACACTTTTCCAATAAAATATGTATTCTGCATTGCATacaattagatgttacctaaaCAAGATATTATTGAAAATGGCTGCCACAAATTCTGGTTTTCATGGCATAATAGTTCTGTTTTTCATGGCATTTCTGCTGCACAGGGTAGTAGCCATTCATCTATCAAAAAATTCTTGAATTTGATAAATTCTGATTATCTGATTGCTGATTTTTCTTGTTAGGATCCAGAGAAAGCCCATGCAAGAAGGGGAGGTGAGGTTTGTGCTCTCATAATGTGCTGAAGTGTTGATAACATAATGTCAAACACAAGTTTTGATAAGCAGTAGCCTTTTAGATTTCAAAGGACACGGTTCTCCATCTCTCAACTCTAGTTCAATATCATGCTCTTATTTCATTATTATTTTTGTGTTTAACTTCCCAGTATCAGATGGATCCATCTTTGTTTCATGGTGAATGATGTCATCTCTTAAAGTAATACGGGAAAATATCATCATATGAACTTGATTTTAGCCAGAAGCACACTCGAGTACATGCAAAAGTGATGTCATGCCAAAACTGTGTTCGTGGACGTGCTAAATTCTGAATAAGGAGTCATACTTAATGAAATATAGTTGAGTTAAATTAAGGATATTCAACCATCTTCTTGACATGAAAAGATTTCGTTCACAATGATTGCATTTGAAACAAGATTGGAAGTGGTGATCAGTTCGTCGATGGAAGCAGCATTTGGTTGCGTTGTCTTGTTTTTGCCTTAAAATAATAGTGAAATGAACATTAGTACTTTTCCCATTCCCCCTCCACAAccttcccccctcccccccccccccccccccccccccaaaaaaagaaagaaattagtTTTTTTATTGCTATAACCTTTTATCTATTGATTTGTTTATCAGCTCCATGGACTTTTGACCCTGCACTGCTTCTAAGGTGCCTCGAGACTATGAGAGATCAGGTAACTAGAAATTGATTTTGCAGCATGTATGCTTGTATGACATAACTCTTCATTACTGGTTGTTTTGTTCTATgtgcaaatttcaattatacacacacacacacacatctcttagtcaatttttctttttcctcaggGATCAGTTTATGCTCCATCTTTTGACCACGGAGTTGGCGATCCTGTTGAAGATGACATCTTTGTTGATGTTAGGTGGTTTGCATTCCTTTTGCATGTCCATcagaaattgcatcttatattTTGCAAATATTTATATGATCATGTGACTTGCAAGTCAGCACAAAGCAGCGGTGTTTGGTTGGTCAAGGGTGAAATACTTTTCAACATGCTTCACAGGCATTCTACTGTGCATCACATATGATGTACTTTCCAGTTCCGTTATTTGATGTTATATGTATTGATTCTCCTGTGAACATGTGACATATTTGTAGAACATTTAGGTCAAGTCACTTGTATAAATGTACTGAGTCTCCTATGACACGGTGCTCCAAATGTTTCTTTGCAGGCACAAAGTGGTGATAGTTGAAGGTAATTATTTGCTGCTGGAAGAAAGTGTATGGAAGGATATTTCAACCATATTTGATGAGAAGTGGTAGGGGCTGCATTCTTCTGTTACATATATAGGGGTAAAGAAAATGATGATGTCTGTGTTATTCCTTAATCTATAGTagtttcttggagagctaacgACGTGCCTCTAGATCTCAACCTTAATCTTTGTTTAGTAATCGCCGATATTAGGTTGGGGGAGATACGAGGAACTACAGGTGGTTAGAGCTCTTATATATTCTCATAATGTTGTGATCATGTGTCATGTGTGGTGAAATGTGATCGGAAAAATGAGATTCAATAATGTTTTCCGTCCCATACTAACTTTGTTGGATCCTAGGAAGTAACTTTTGCTGTCCTACGTGTTCCAAAGGTTTGTTGATGTAGACATGGAGATAGCAATGGAACGGGTTCTACAGAGACACATATCAACAGGTGCTCTCAGAACCTTGTATCTTGACTGTGCCGCCGTATTCTGCATAACCTATGTTGGCTATGCTTTTTGCTTAAATGGATTACTTTGACATGATGACATATTGATTAAGTTTAAACCTTCTCCTGTGGCTGTGTATAGGAAAGCCACCTCATGTTGCTAAATGGCGGGTAAGTGTTCCAAGTGTGTTCGAGTTTTGTTGGATGCTCATATTGCTGTAACTGTTGGAGTAGAGTATTCTTTACTACGAAATTGTTGTGCAGATAGATTACAACGATCGACCCAATGCCGAACTCATTATGAAATCAAAGAATAATGCAGATCTGATCGTGAAGTCCGTTGACCTCTCAAGGTGATCTCGTGCCTCCGTGTACAGGGACAAATGAAGTTTCAAAATCTGTCTATTTTTGATGAGGCGGCAAACTTCAGAAGAATAGCAGTACTTGTTTAGCGCACATCGAAAGGTCGCATACTTTCTGATTTCTGAAGATCGCTTCTGAAGAAGCAGGAGCAAAGTTctgattttgatgttttcacTTTATTTTGGGGGAGATGATGTTGTTGTTGTTGGCCATGCACAAATTATTACGAGCATATTGCTGTCGATAAGTACATTGTGTCGAATTAAATAAATATGCAATTCCTCGAGCAACTATAAAAGGCTGTTTGTGTTTTCTTTTCAGAAagacaattattattattattattatgttgATAGATTAGTGGGACCCAAATCAAAGGATAGCAGCATGCAATCATGTGATAGACTAGAGTGCATTTAGAGATGTAATCCACTCGAATCAAGCTTGAGTACGGCAATACTCGAGCTCAACTCGACATGCAAGAAGGATATTTGAGCTCGATGCTTTCTCACAgaattcgaactcgactcgCATGAGCTTAAGTTGATGCGAGtcttatcaagttcaagctagaaaattttattttcttgatcattttttatcaaaaaaatattattgtcctttaaaaattttcatactACTTGAAATATTACATAAATTTAACAACTTTTTTAGATATAAAggtaattttataataataatatattaaaaaattaaaattaaaaagctTTCGAACATTGCTTTTGAATACTCGAACTCGACTTGTTTGGTTTATCGAGGCATTCGAACTTGATCAACCCGAGTCCGAATTAAGTTTTTCACCAAGCTACTTGCGAACTACTCACAAACAGTTTGGTTTAATTACACCCCTAATTACGATGCGTTGCATTGCATTGAGGAAGGCATGCTGTCATGCTGTACAAGTCGGCTCGCATATGAGACTGTAGAATTTGAAGGAAGAATGAATATATGGGGCGACCTTAAGCAATTAAACTGCAATGAGATGAGATGGGcgaccttaagcaaataattaAAGGTAGACACTAGACAGAGAGAAGAACTGATCAGAAGGCATTTTaagttaataaaaaaaaaaaggagggatGCCGGTATTTTGTCATGTTTCAGCCAAAACTACTGAAGTGGGCAAAATCCATGTGTGGCGAAGGTCCACAACCTTGACGATGAAAGCTAAAAAATGTCACACGTGTGATGTCTAATTTGTCTGCACAGCAAGGCACGAACCTACACATCCATCCAATTAAGTGCACAACACACTTTTGGCTTATGCATGCTGGGACCAAACAGTGGAAATAGATCTCGTGGCCTGTTTTGCCATCCCAAGCGACTCATTATTTACCTTCCCGGGATCCTAATCCAGTTATTGTATATTATGCGAAGTTAACACGTCTGCATCACTTTTTTGGAAGTTGGAAGGACATACATTCGTACAGGTCCGCCTTACGGATGAGGTGTTTATGCATAAGTGGCTGCACAGATGAAAGAACAGATGGAAGAACTTGTAACTGCAACTGCCCATGATATGTAACCTAGCTTGGACAAGATTTTCCAACCTTCCGTGTACAGCAATGCAATTGAAGTTGTGGACCCTTTTGCCAATTGCCGTGGTCCTTTCTCCGCATGCAAGTCTTGCAAAGGTTACAGCCTGCACAAATGACGATGAATCGAGTTGGGCAGCCAAGAACAAATTGATCACCTCATCCTCTCCAACTACACTGCCACTAGATCTAGCTatactttgttttgttttccaaaTCCATCAGCTTTTGCTtgtttgatgatttattcaattCAATACGGACGTGGAAAACCATCCCGTATTGTTCTGTTCGCCATGAAGTATAATGTAGGGCTCAAATCAATCAAGTGATTAACAAGTTCGTGATTTCTCCTGTTTTTAGATTTCGGATGCTGCAGCTGGTTAAGTTATCAAGTTGAGCAAGTGATATATTCATAGTTTCGTTCGGCATTTGAGATTGAGACAACTTTGATTACTGTTGGGTGATGAATAATGATCAGAGAAGCGAGGTTTTCGCAGCTGGTATCTTTTAGCATTATGCCAGTCAGTCATTTCTACTTCATTCAACTGCGAGATATCTGCTCTCTGATCTATACTGTTAGCGTACCTAACCGATGAACAAAAGTTAAATCTCCTCCAGTGCATTGTACTTGCACTTTTTCTTCGTTTGCGGTGGACAATCATGCGATGTACTTTCACCTTATTTCTCCCTCCGACTCGTATATCGTACAATATCCCTAGTTACTAACCCTCACAACCACACACACAGTCGACAAGACAATGACGACTAGGTATCGATATAATGATATTTTGCACCAAGAAATACCCACTTTGATGAGCATAAGGTCATGTTTTGTTTGAGAAGTGGTGAAATACTAAAACTCGATAATTGATTAGGTAATAAATACTATATCTATTTAGGCATGCCTGTTATATATGGTTAATTTTATGTTAAGTAAAAGCAGACCATTCGCCTCTGTAACCAGAGTTGTTTCTTTCTGCTCATAAGTTGCATTCTGAGAATTAAGGGTTTGTCTAAATGGTGGTCATTCTTCAATTCTGCCGACTACAAATGTGTAACATGTATATTATTGATCTTTTCTTTCCCCTTCGCTTCCTTTACTCCTAGGAACTAGACACTCACTTCCATTAGTCGATCCTAGCCAATATGGAAGAGTGAGTCTGTGTcgctattctttttttttgccccCTCTTTTTAACTCaagatttttcttattttcttttgcacttCCTGTTTACTAAATTTGCCCACTATATGGTATATACCATGTGTGTTTCTAGAAGTAATGAAAATCGAAAGTAACCAGATGGCCATATAAAAAGCATAAAGCTGCACCTCCATGAAAGCATAATAGCTTTCTTGTATAAACACAAGTGTGCGAGTCCTttcatatcaatttcaaaatgTCTAAATCTGATTATTAATTGCCTTAGAATTTTGAAGTCGGGATTTCTTGATCGACCATAGAATGCCAATCTCTTCATTCATTCTTccaattttttgacaaaaaaggagaaagaaaaagacaatGATGTTTTGCAAAATAGGAGTAAAATGACAGAGAATTCCTTTATCAGATCAGTACTGTCGGAAGTCCACGAACTCATATACTTAAAGTGGTCCTATAAGTTCATACCACTCCTCCAATAACCTTTCGTATGTATGGTATAGAAATTGAAATTTCAACCATCCGATCGAACTAAGTCAAGTAGATATTGGCATATTAATATCACATTGATTTGGTACACTTATGAATTTTTCATATCCAACATTCACATTTGTTAGGACTTAGGAGGCAGTGTTTGGTCGGAAGGAAAagtgggaaaaaagaaaaaaaaaatgaagttacAAATTTTTTTGCTGCATTTGCCGGTGTGTATATTTCTTGCAAAATTTCTAAGTATGCAGGATATCAAAGGAAAATAGTTAGTTGGATACATTACTCTAGAACAAATATCATTTATTAACTTTTAAAAACTTCCCATAATTTCTTCCTAACCATTCATACACGATAAGGCGACTTCTTTacttcattttcttgcatttcactTTTCTTCTATGCAAACGGTTGTTATCCAAAATCAACCAGCTGCGATATGGCCTCTCCATCGCAAGTAGTTTATCTGTTTCTGCATGACATTTACTCCAGttttatttgtttggatgattGGAACAAAAAGTATACTTGAATCTTTGAAAACAGAGGAGCATATTTTGTTTTCAAgattattcattcattcaatcattcattcaagaAGATTATCCGATCCAAGAGTTTAAAAACATGGATTGCGACTTGGGAGTGTCCACGAAGATAATGGAGGTTGGTTGGAGGATTATGATGGATGATGCATCATGGATCCCAGCCACAAGTCCTGAGCTTAGCCATCCATTCTACTCCCACCATTCACACACAGACGAACCAATCAACTTTCTCATTCGACAGGGTTGGACCCCACCTCACATGGTCGGCTCCTCTACGTTGCCCCGTGATCCAAATCCAACGCTCCGTAATTGGAACGCATCTTGGCGGCGGAACCGTCGGGCCACGGCCTTGAATGCTGGCGGTTGGGGTTGTCCCTCCAGTGTTCCCCGGTTTGCCCGCACAAGACCCAGAGCTGCCCATCGGTTgaccgcaacggatcttctgtcccacatcctgtgccactctctgtcccactttttattatattgctatttttccTACATAAACATCACGTttaagttcttttttgtttccttaatatccaataactattaattaaataaaaaataaatacagtagtttcaaaaaagtaatatataatagaaaattaaaaaatatagcagaaaattcataaaaaatctcattttttatgcattttggttttttgagtttgttaaattttgtgtattacttaattaatagttattggatcttaaggaaacaaaaaagaacttaaACGTGAtgtttatgtaggagaaatagcaatataataaaaagtgggacagagaatgGCACAAGGCatgagacagaagatccgttgcgtcATTCGACGGACAATCAGAGCTGTTACTCTTTAGATACAGACACAGACATAAGAGCCGGGACAGATAGGTCCCACAAATACTACGATTTCATATTTGAAAGCGCCTCAAGAACTCAACGCATCTCCCGAAACTTTAGCACCGTACGTGATTGGTTTAATGGAGGAAGGCGTGTTAACTGTCAAGTTAAGAAACGAAAGCGTGTGGGGGTGTTGTCAGTTTCTTCTAGTAATCTTATTATGTCCAGAAATTCATGCACAGACTGAATAAGTCACCTAGATAATTCATGTCTCGTCGGTCTTACCCCACTCTCAAAGGCTCAACTTATAGGAGTAGTGCTTATAAAACTTGGGACTTGTTCTCCATTCATTTCTCAGTTCTCACAACTCGCAGCTTGCAGCTTTTCAATAATTGGAGGAGCAACCTAGACTCGATAGAAGAACCTCTTTGTATCTTGAGATACTCATCCGTCGAGGAGGAAAAGCTTGGTTGTTGTTTggctaggatttttttttttttttggatttgtgCAACACATATTATATTACGACGATAATTTCTGAGAAAGTGGAGATGGGAAAGGCTGCGAATTACGAGAACGAACTGGCAACCGAGTTGAGATTAGGTTTGCTGGGGACAGACCATCATGAACCGGAGAAGCAATCTTTCCCTTTGAGCCTCGTCATCAAGAGCAACAAGAGATCTTCATCAGAAATGGATTATAATTCCTCTGACAAGTGTGAACAAGATTCTGCTCCGCCTCCCAAGTAAGCAGAATACATGTTACAATTAATATCTCATCATGCATGTATTACAGCCTACTGGGCGGCGCGTTTGTCTTTTGTCTGCATGTGTTTTAGTGGATGGTAattgtagtggggcaaattttccagtagccacgtgtcagttcggacatgatgACCTGTCAGTTCGGCCAACCAATCCACGTATGACGCGTGTCAGATGGCTCTGTCACACGCGAGGTCGGCAATAGAGATCGCACAGCTCGGACACCTCAGCTCGGTATAGAGGGAGGTCAGTTCGGCCACGACTGCCGCCTCTTTATGAAGTGGACCAAATGGGCCGCCGCCCCCGAACCTTTAGGGGCAATAGTATGAAACCCTAGAaagactccgaaccctaaggggactcCGACTCCcatatggaaactactacccgTTAAGCCTATAAATATAGCACTACGCAACAA is drawn from Coffea arabica cultivar ET-39 chromosome 1c, Coffea Arabica ET-39 HiFi, whole genome shotgun sequence and contains these coding sequences:
- the LOC140004283 gene encoding putative uridine kinase C227.14 isoform X2, which codes for MEIAASASWYMFGTRTGTQQFCPPSPSEGLLLKKTNFNYFDRGYVSGLPALSRNYSLLFHQTGLQIHKKAHFQVFCGKQRETPVIEAACMEDIYDALAERLVPTAAAASTSNYKHIVGLAGPPGAGKTTLASEVARRINALWPQKCISFDSQVDPSEAAIVLPMDGFHLYQHQLDAMEDPEKAHARRGAPWTFDPALLLRCLETMRDQGSVYAPSFDHGVGDPVEDDIFVDVRHKVVIVEGNYLLLEESVWKDISTIFDEKWFVDVDMEIAMERVLQRHISTGKPPHVAKWRITTIDPMPNSL
- the LOC140004283 gene encoding putative uridine kinase C227.14 isoform X1 — protein: MEIAASASWYMFGTRTGTQQFCPPSPSEGLLLKKTNFNYFDRGYVSGLPALSRNYSLLFHQTGLQIHKKAHFQVFCGKQRETPVIEAACMEDIYDALAERLVPTAAAASTSNYKHIVGLAGPPGAGKTTLASEVARRINALWPQKCISFDSQVDPSEAAIVLPMDGFHLYQHQLDAMEDPEKAHARRGAPWTFDPALLLRCLETMRDQGSVYAPSFDHGVGDPVEDDIFVDVRHKVVIVEGNYLLLEESVWKDISTIFDEKWFVDVDMEIAMERVLQRHISTGKPPHVAKWRIDYNDRPNAELIMKSKNNADLIVKSVDLSR
- the LOC140004283 gene encoding putative uridine kinase C227.14 isoform X3, which encodes MLAPDCAEGLLLKKTNFNYFDRGYVSGLPALSRNYSLLFHQTGLQIHKKAHFQVFCGKQRETPVIEAACMEDIYDALAERLVPTAAAASTSNYKHIVGLAGPPGAGKTTLASEVARRINALWPQKCISFDSQVDPSEAAIVLPMDGFHLYQHQLDAMEDPEKAHARRGAPWTFDPALLLRCLETMRDQGSVYAPSFDHGVGDPVEDDIFVDVRHKVVIVEGNYLLLEESVWKDISTIFDEKWFVDVDMEIAMERVLQRHISTGKPPHVAKWRIDYNDRPNAELIMKSKNNADLIVKSVDLSR
- the LOC140004283 gene encoding ATP-dependent kinase-like protein notR' isoform X4 — encoded protein: MYQVFCGKQRETPVIEAACMEDIYDALAERLVPTAAAASTSNYKHIVGLAGPPGAGKTTLASEVARRINALWPQKCISFDSQVDPSEAAIVLPMDGFHLYQHQLDAMEDPEKAHARRGAPWTFDPALLLRCLETMRDQGSVYAPSFDHGVGDPVEDDIFVDVRHKVVIVEGNYLLLEESVWKDISTIFDEKWFVDVDMEIAMERVLQRHISTGKPPHVAKWRIDYNDRPNAELIMKSKNNADLIVKSVDLSR